The following proteins come from a genomic window of Halodesulfovibrio sp.:
- a CDS encoding tetratricopeptide repeat protein: MSDYQTLKVLGEYNLALGDTQKAVECFTGAMELNSESAEPLLGLAAVCIFDGDYDSALTLYMKAATLEKSARAHAGIGLVLAEQGRNDESFTHFLTALSIDPVDKVALNCLLQQGYSTERIDEILPAFARALEEDDTDTAVRFSYATCLFSTDRKEESIAEFKEILRIDPEHEAAKEVLAHIAA; the protein is encoded by the coding sequence ATGAGCGATTACCAGACATTAAAAGTACTTGGCGAATACAATCTCGCATTAGGCGATACCCAGAAAGCAGTTGAATGCTTTACAGGCGCTATGGAGCTTAACAGCGAATCTGCTGAACCGCTTTTGGGGCTTGCGGCAGTATGTATTTTTGACGGAGACTATGACTCCGCATTAACATTATATATGAAAGCTGCCACACTGGAAAAAAGTGCACGGGCACACGCAGGTATCGGTCTTGTTCTTGCTGAACAGGGTAGAAACGATGAAAGTTTTACCCACTTCCTTACAGCATTATCCATTGACCCTGTGGACAAAGTAGCACTCAACTGCTTGCTTCAGCAGGGATACAGCACAGAACGTATCGACGAAATTCTTCCAGCATTTGCCCGCGCCTTAGAAGAAGACGATACTGACACAGCAGTACGCTTCTCTTACGCAACTTGTCTTTTCTCTACTGACCGTAAAGAAGAATCTATTGCTGAATTCAAAGAAATTTTACGCATTGACCCCGAACATGAAGCAGCAAAAGAAGTGCTAGCACATATTGCAGCATAA